In Ailuropoda melanoleuca isolate Jingjing chromosome 4, ASM200744v2, whole genome shotgun sequence, the following proteins share a genomic window:
- the YJEFN3 gene encoding yjeF N-terminal domain-containing protein 3 isoform X1 — MSSAARPDPAEAPEERRFLSTAEAAALERELLEDYRFGRQQLVELCGHASAVAVTKAHAHPSCYSRPQFPHLNKEEFQTSCLCLCCAPCQVFPLHTLSRKQRTVLVVCGPEQNGAVGLVCARHLHMFEYEPTIFYPTRSLDLLHRDLTTQCEKMDIPFLSYLPTEVQLINDAYGLVVDAVLGPGVQPGEIGGPCMRALATLKLLSIPLAGTRRPAAATPRMGSAPTCWYRSPRPSAAPAASPAATTSWPAGSCPTTCAESSLCACRDTRAPTASRRCDRHPRPGGLDPRQ, encoded by the exons CACTGCGGAGGCGGCCGCCCTGGAGCGGGAGTTGCTGGAGGATTATCGCTTTGGGCGGCAGCAGCTGGTGGAGTTGTGTGGCCATGCTAGTGCTGTGGCTGTGACCAAG GCCCATGCTCATCCCTCCTGCtactccaggcctcagtttccccacctgaaCAAGGAGGAATTCCAGACATCATGCCTTTGCCTTTGCTGTGCCCCCTGCCAGGTATTCCCCTTGCATACTCTCTCCCGGAAGCAGAGGACAGTGCTGGTTGTGTGTGGCCCGGAGCAGAACGGGGCAGTGGGGCTGGTCTGTGCCCGGCACCTCCACATGTTT gagtACGAACCGACCATCTTCTACCCTACACGCTCCCTGGATCTGCTGCACCGGGACCTGACTACCCAGTGTGAGAAGATGGACATCCCCTTCCTGTCCTACTTGCCCACGGAG gTTCAGCTCATCAATGATGCCTACGGGCTGGTGGTGGATGCCGTGCTGGGCCCTGGCGTGCAGCCGGGAGAGATCGGGGGCCCCTGCATGCGGGCGCTGGCCACACTCAAGCTGCTGTCCATCCCCCTT GCTGGGACGCGGAGACCGGCGGCGGCGACACCGAGGATGGGCTCCGCCCCGACGTGCTGGTATCGCTCGCCGCGCCCAAGCGCTGCGCCGGCCGCTTCTCCGGCCGCCACCACTTCGTGGCCGGCAGGTTCGTGCCCGACGACGTGCGCCGAAAGTTCGCTCTGCGCCTGCCGGGATACACGGGCACCGACTGCGTCGCGACGCTGTGACCGCCACCCGCGTCCTGGCGGCTTGGACCCGCGCCAATAA
- the YJEFN3 gene encoding yjeF N-terminal domain-containing protein 3 isoform X3: MSSAARPDPAEAPEERRFLSTAEAAALERELLEDYRFGRQQLVELCGHASAVAVTKVFPLHTLSRKQRTVLVVCGPEQNGAVGLVCARHLHMFEYEPTIFYPTRSLDLLHRDLTTQCEKMDIPFLSYLPTEVQLINDAYGLVVDAVLGPGVQPGEIGGPCMRALATLKLLSIPLAGTRRPAAATPRMGSAPTCWYRSPRPSAAPAASPAATTSWPAGSCPTTCAESSLCACRDTRAPTASRRCDRHPRPGGLDPRQ; the protein is encoded by the exons CACTGCGGAGGCGGCCGCCCTGGAGCGGGAGTTGCTGGAGGATTATCGCTTTGGGCGGCAGCAGCTGGTGGAGTTGTGTGGCCATGCTAGTGCTGTGGCTGTGACCAAG GTATTCCCCTTGCATACTCTCTCCCGGAAGCAGAGGACAGTGCTGGTTGTGTGTGGCCCGGAGCAGAACGGGGCAGTGGGGCTGGTCTGTGCCCGGCACCTCCACATGTTT gagtACGAACCGACCATCTTCTACCCTACACGCTCCCTGGATCTGCTGCACCGGGACCTGACTACCCAGTGTGAGAAGATGGACATCCCCTTCCTGTCCTACTTGCCCACGGAG gTTCAGCTCATCAATGATGCCTACGGGCTGGTGGTGGATGCCGTGCTGGGCCCTGGCGTGCAGCCGGGAGAGATCGGGGGCCCCTGCATGCGGGCGCTGGCCACACTCAAGCTGCTGTCCATCCCCCTT GCTGGGACGCGGAGACCGGCGGCGGCGACACCGAGGATGGGCTCCGCCCCGACGTGCTGGTATCGCTCGCCGCGCCCAAGCGCTGCGCCGGCCGCTTCTCCGGCCGCCACCACTTCGTGGCCGGCAGGTTCGTGCCCGACGACGTGCGCCGAAAGTTCGCTCTGCGCCTGCCGGGATACACGGGCACCGACTGCGTCGCGACGCTGTGACCGCCACCCGCGTCCTGGCGGCTTGGACCCGCGCCAATAA
- the YJEFN3 gene encoding yjeF N-terminal domain-containing protein 3 isoform X4 — translation MSSAARPDPAEAPEERRFLSTAEAAALERELLEDYRFGRQQLVELCGHASAVAVTKAHAHPSCYSRPQFPHLNKEEFQTSCLCLCCAPCQEYEPTIFYPTRSLDLLHRDLTTQCEKMDIPFLSYLPTEVQLINDAYGLVVDAVLGPGVQPGEIGGPCMRALATLKLLSIPLAGTRRPAAATPRMGSAPTCWYRSPRPSAAPAASPAATTSWPAGSCPTTCAESSLCACRDTRAPTASRRCDRHPRPGGLDPRQ, via the exons CACTGCGGAGGCGGCCGCCCTGGAGCGGGAGTTGCTGGAGGATTATCGCTTTGGGCGGCAGCAGCTGGTGGAGTTGTGTGGCCATGCTAGTGCTGTGGCTGTGACCAAG GCCCATGCTCATCCCTCCTGCtactccaggcctcagtttccccacctgaaCAAGGAGGAATTCCAGACATCATGCCTTTGCCTTTGCTGTGCCCCCTGCCAG gagtACGAACCGACCATCTTCTACCCTACACGCTCCCTGGATCTGCTGCACCGGGACCTGACTACCCAGTGTGAGAAGATGGACATCCCCTTCCTGTCCTACTTGCCCACGGAG gTTCAGCTCATCAATGATGCCTACGGGCTGGTGGTGGATGCCGTGCTGGGCCCTGGCGTGCAGCCGGGAGAGATCGGGGGCCCCTGCATGCGGGCGCTGGCCACACTCAAGCTGCTGTCCATCCCCCTT GCTGGGACGCGGAGACCGGCGGCGGCGACACCGAGGATGGGCTCCGCCCCGACGTGCTGGTATCGCTCGCCGCGCCCAAGCGCTGCGCCGGCCGCTTCTCCGGCCGCCACCACTTCGTGGCCGGCAGGTTCGTGCCCGACGACGTGCGCCGAAAGTTCGCTCTGCGCCTGCCGGGATACACGGGCACCGACTGCGTCGCGACGCTGTGACCGCCACCCGCGTCCTGGCGGCTTGGACCCGCGCCAATAA
- the YJEFN3 gene encoding yjeF N-terminal domain-containing protein 3 isoform X2: MSSAARPDPAEAPEERRFLSTAEAAALERELLEDYRFGRQQLVELCGHASAVAVTKAHAHPSCYSRPQFPHLNKEEFQTSCLCLCCAPCQVFPLHTLSRKQRTVLVVCGPEQNGAVGLVCARHLHMFEYEPTIFYPTRSLDLLHRDLTTQCEKMDIPFLSYLPTEVQLINDAYGLVVDAVLGPGVQPGEIGGPCMRALATLKLLSIPLVSLDIPSGWDAETGGGDTEDGLRPDVLVSLAAPKRCAGRFSGRHHFVAGRFVPDDVRRKFALRLPGYTGTDCVATL; the protein is encoded by the exons CACTGCGGAGGCGGCCGCCCTGGAGCGGGAGTTGCTGGAGGATTATCGCTTTGGGCGGCAGCAGCTGGTGGAGTTGTGTGGCCATGCTAGTGCTGTGGCTGTGACCAAG GCCCATGCTCATCCCTCCTGCtactccaggcctcagtttccccacctgaaCAAGGAGGAATTCCAGACATCATGCCTTTGCCTTTGCTGTGCCCCCTGCCAGGTATTCCCCTTGCATACTCTCTCCCGGAAGCAGAGGACAGTGCTGGTTGTGTGTGGCCCGGAGCAGAACGGGGCAGTGGGGCTGGTCTGTGCCCGGCACCTCCACATGTTT gagtACGAACCGACCATCTTCTACCCTACACGCTCCCTGGATCTGCTGCACCGGGACCTGACTACCCAGTGTGAGAAGATGGACATCCCCTTCCTGTCCTACTTGCCCACGGAG gTTCAGCTCATCAATGATGCCTACGGGCTGGTGGTGGATGCCGTGCTGGGCCCTGGCGTGCAGCCGGGAGAGATCGGGGGCCCCTGCATGCGGGCGCTGGCCACACTCAAGCTGCTGTCCATCCCCCTTGTGAGCCTGGACATTCCCTCAG GCTGGGACGCGGAGACCGGCGGCGGCGACACCGAGGATGGGCTCCGCCCCGACGTGCTGGTATCGCTCGCCGCGCCCAAGCGCTGCGCCGGCCGCTTCTCCGGCCGCCACCACTTCGTGGCCGGCAGGTTCGTGCCCGACGACGTGCGCCGAAAGTTCGCTCTGCGCCTGCCGGGATACACGGGCACCGACTGCGTCGCGACGCTGTGA
- the YJEFN3 gene encoding yjeF N-terminal domain-containing protein 3 isoform X5: MSSAARPDPAEAPEERRFLSTAEAAALERELLEDYRFGRQQLVELCGHASAVAVTKVFPLHTLSRKQRTVLVVCGPEQNGAVGLVCARHLHMFEYEPTIFYPTRSLDLLHRDLTTQCEKMDIPFLSYLPTEVQLINDAYGLVVDAVLGPGVQPGEIGGPCMRALATLKLLSIPLVSLDIPSGWDAETGGGDTEDGLRPDVLVSLAAPKRCAGRFSGRHHFVAGRFVPDDVRRKFALRLPGYTGTDCVATL, encoded by the exons CACTGCGGAGGCGGCCGCCCTGGAGCGGGAGTTGCTGGAGGATTATCGCTTTGGGCGGCAGCAGCTGGTGGAGTTGTGTGGCCATGCTAGTGCTGTGGCTGTGACCAAG GTATTCCCCTTGCATACTCTCTCCCGGAAGCAGAGGACAGTGCTGGTTGTGTGTGGCCCGGAGCAGAACGGGGCAGTGGGGCTGGTCTGTGCCCGGCACCTCCACATGTTT gagtACGAACCGACCATCTTCTACCCTACACGCTCCCTGGATCTGCTGCACCGGGACCTGACTACCCAGTGTGAGAAGATGGACATCCCCTTCCTGTCCTACTTGCCCACGGAG gTTCAGCTCATCAATGATGCCTACGGGCTGGTGGTGGATGCCGTGCTGGGCCCTGGCGTGCAGCCGGGAGAGATCGGGGGCCCCTGCATGCGGGCGCTGGCCACACTCAAGCTGCTGTCCATCCCCCTTGTGAGCCTGGACATTCCCTCAG GCTGGGACGCGGAGACCGGCGGCGGCGACACCGAGGATGGGCTCCGCCCCGACGTGCTGGTATCGCTCGCCGCGCCCAAGCGCTGCGCCGGCCGCTTCTCCGGCCGCCACCACTTCGTGGCCGGCAGGTTCGTGCCCGACGACGTGCGCCGAAAGTTCGCTCTGCGCCTGCCGGGATACACGGGCACCGACTGCGTCGCGACGCTGTGA